A portion of the Cyanobium sp. PCC 7001 genome contains these proteins:
- a CDS encoding iron uptake porin, which translates to MKLFQQLLVAPAALGLLAPVAATASELNMDGVNQYASQEQVTSISQFSDVQPTDWAYQALSNLIERYGCVAGYPDGTYKGQRAMTRFEAAALLNACLDRVTEVTDELKRLMAEFEKELAILKGRVDGLEAKVGELEANQFSTTTKLKGIATMVLGGAGETGFGDNVTANYDVRLMFDTSFTGKDLLRTTLRAGNFGDSVFGNGNTAMEVAFQEESGADSVGINRLFYQFPISDSFTATFGAKVRQDDMLAMWPSAYPADTILDLFTYAGARATYSLNLGAGVGLWWQNEGFSISANFVSNENAAEDSSRGVGEDYTGTVQIGYAGDNWGAAFAYTYSDFVGFDSTNNVGLSAYWSPAESGWVPSISVGGGWSDGFVDSADDAWSWMVGIQWADMFVKGNALGMAVGSAGQTDPGKCADRGVLCTGGIWTDGGEETIAYELWYKFQVTDNISVTPAFFWIENDGASDTYGGLVKTTFKF; encoded by the coding sequence ATGAAACTCTTCCAGCAACTGCTGGTTGCCCCTGCGGCTCTGGGCCTGCTGGCCCCCGTGGCTGCCACGGCTTCCGAGCTCAACATGGACGGCGTCAACCAGTACGCCTCCCAGGAGCAAGTCACCAGCATCTCCCAGTTTTCCGACGTTCAGCCCACCGACTGGGCCTACCAGGCCCTCTCGAACCTGATCGAGCGCTACGGCTGCGTCGCCGGCTACCCCGACGGCACCTACAAGGGCCAGCGGGCCATGACCCGCTTCGAGGCGGCCGCCCTGCTGAACGCCTGTCTCGATCGCGTCACCGAGGTGACCGATGAGCTCAAGCGCCTGATGGCCGAGTTCGAGAAGGAGCTCGCCATCCTCAAGGGCCGCGTGGACGGCCTCGAGGCCAAGGTGGGTGAACTGGAGGCCAACCAGTTCTCCACCACCACCAAGCTCAAGGGCATCGCCACCATGGTGCTCGGCGGCGCTGGCGAGACCGGCTTCGGCGACAACGTCACCGCGAACTATGACGTTCGCCTGATGTTCGACACCAGCTTCACCGGCAAGGACCTGCTGCGCACCACCCTGCGCGCCGGCAACTTCGGTGATTCGGTGTTCGGCAACGGCAACACCGCCATGGAGGTGGCTTTCCAGGAGGAGAGCGGTGCTGACTCCGTCGGCATCAACCGCCTCTTCTACCAGTTCCCCATCTCCGACTCCTTCACCGCCACCTTCGGTGCCAAGGTCCGTCAGGACGACATGCTGGCCATGTGGCCCAGCGCCTACCCGGCTGACACCATCCTCGACCTGTTCACCTACGCCGGTGCCCGGGCGACCTACAGCCTGAACCTCGGCGCTGGTGTCGGTCTCTGGTGGCAGAACGAAGGCTTCAGCATCAGCGCTAACTTCGTGTCCAACGAGAACGCTGCTGAGGATTCCTCCCGGGGCGTCGGTGAGGACTACACCGGTACTGTTCAGATCGGCTATGCCGGCGACAACTGGGGTGCGGCCTTCGCCTACACCTACTCCGACTTCGTGGGCTTCGACAGCACCAACAACGTCGGCCTGAGTGCCTACTGGTCTCCTGCCGAGTCCGGTTGGGTGCCTTCGATCAGCGTTGGTGGCGGCTGGTCTGACGGTTTCGTCGACAGCGCTGACGACGCCTGGAGCTGGATGGTGGGCATCCAGTGGGCTGACATGTTCGTCAAGGGCAATGCCCTGGGCATGGCTGTCGGCAGCGCCGGCCAGACCGACCCCGGCAAGTGCGCCGATCGCGGCGTGCTCTGCACCGGCGGCATCTGGACCGACGGTGGCGAGGAGACCATCGCTTACGAGCTGTGGTACAAGTTCCAGGTCACCGACAACATCAGCGTGACCCCCGCGTTCTTCTGGATCGAGAACGACGGTGCCAGCGACACCTACGGCGGTCTCGTCAAGACCACCTTCAAGTTCTGA
- the psbD gene encoding photosystem II D2 protein (photosystem q(a) protein) has product MTIAVGRAPAARGWFDVLDDWLKRDRFVFVGWSGLLLFPCAYLALGGWLTGTTFATSWYTHGIASSYLEGCNFLTAAVSTPADAMGHSLLLLWGPEAQGDFVRWVQLGGLWPFVALHGAFGLIGFMLRQFEIARLVGIRPYNAIAFSGPIAVFVSVFLMYPLGQSSWFFAPSFGVAAIFRFLLFLQGFHNWTLNPFHMMGVAGILGGALLCAIHGATVENTLFEDGEQSNTFKAFEPTQEEETYSMVTANRFWSQIFGIAFSNKRWLHFFMLFVPVMGLWTSSIGIIGLALNLRAYDFVSQEIRAAEDPEFETFYTKNILLNEGIRAWMAPADQPHENFVFPEEVLPRGNAL; this is encoded by the coding sequence ATGACGATCGCTGTAGGGCGCGCGCCAGCGGCACGGGGATGGTTCGACGTCCTCGATGACTGGCTCAAGCGCGACCGTTTCGTATTTGTCGGGTGGTCCGGCCTGCTGCTCTTCCCCTGCGCCTACCTGGCGCTGGGCGGCTGGCTGACCGGCACCACCTTCGCCACCTCCTGGTACACCCACGGCATTGCCAGCTCCTACCTGGAGGGCTGCAACTTCCTCACCGCGGCGGTGAGCACCCCGGCCGATGCCATGGGCCACAGCCTGCTGCTGCTCTGGGGCCCGGAAGCCCAGGGTGACTTCGTGCGCTGGGTGCAGCTCGGTGGCCTCTGGCCGTTCGTGGCCCTGCACGGCGCCTTCGGTCTGATCGGCTTCATGCTGCGTCAGTTCGAGATCGCCCGTCTGGTGGGCATCCGTCCCTACAACGCCATCGCCTTCTCCGGTCCGATCGCGGTGTTCGTCAGCGTGTTCCTGATGTACCCCCTGGGTCAGAGCAGCTGGTTCTTCGCGCCCAGCTTCGGCGTGGCGGCCATCTTCCGCTTCCTGCTGTTCCTGCAGGGCTTCCACAACTGGACGCTGAACCCGTTCCACATGATGGGCGTGGCCGGCATCCTGGGCGGTGCGCTGCTGTGCGCCATCCACGGCGCCACGGTGGAGAACACCCTGTTCGAGGACGGCGAGCAGTCGAACACCTTTAAGGCGTTCGAGCCCACCCAGGAGGAGGAGACCTATTCGATGGTCACCGCCAACCGCTTCTGGAGCCAGATCTTCGGGATCGCCTTCTCCAACAAGCGCTGGCTGCACTTCTTCATGCTGTTCGTGCCGGTGATGGGTCTGTGGACCAGCAGCATCGGCATCATCGGCCTGGCCCTGAACCTGCGCGCCTACGACTTCGTGTCGCAGGAGATCCGCGCGGCGGAGGACCCCGAGTTCGAGACCTTCTACACGAAGAACATTCTTCTGAATGAAGGCATCCGCGCCTGGATGGCACCGGCTGACCAGCCGCACGAAAACTTCGTCTTCCCTGAAGAGGTCCTGCCTCGCGGCAACGCGCTCTGA
- the zds gene encoding 9,9'-di-cis-zeta-carotene desaturase, with translation MRVAIVGAGLAGLAAAVDLVDAGHAVDLYEARPFMGGKVGSWVDPDGNHIEMGLHVFFFNYANLFALLRKVGAIENLLPKQHTHLFVNAGGDLRELDFRFPIGAPFNGLKAFFTTPQLDWIDKLRNALALGTSPIVRGLVDYEGAMRVIRDLDRISFAQWFLGHGGSRQSIERMWNPIAYALGFIDCEAISARCMLTIFMMFAAKTEASKLNLLKGSPHRWLTGPILDYITARGGRLHLRHRVTQVHYEPIPAAAGDQGAAADPGFRVSGLTLGTPEGERQVEADAYLAACDVPGIQRMLPEAWRRLPLFDAIYRLEAVPVATVQLRYDGWVTELGDSPAHQASRTDLSRPAGLDNLLYTADADFSCFADLALASPEDYRKEGLGSLLQCVLTPGDPWITQKTEAIVAATDAQVRRLFPSAANLTLVWSNVVKLAQSLYREAPGMEPYRPTQRTPVPNFFLAGSYTRQDYIDSMEGATMSGRMAAAAILDRPVQLASNAATGSA, from the coding sequence GTGCGGGTCGCCATCGTCGGTGCGGGTCTGGCTGGTCTGGCGGCGGCCGTGGATCTGGTGGATGCGGGCCATGCCGTGGACCTCTACGAGGCCCGGCCGTTCATGGGCGGCAAGGTGGGCAGCTGGGTGGATCCCGATGGCAACCACATCGAGATGGGGTTGCATGTGTTCTTCTTCAACTACGCCAACCTGTTCGCCCTGCTGCGCAAGGTGGGGGCGATCGAGAATCTGCTGCCCAAGCAGCACACCCATCTGTTCGTGAATGCGGGTGGCGATCTGCGCGAGCTCGATTTCCGTTTTCCGATCGGCGCTCCCTTCAACGGTCTGAAGGCCTTTTTCACCACGCCCCAGCTCGACTGGATCGACAAGCTGCGCAATGCGCTGGCCCTCGGCACCAGCCCGATCGTGCGGGGTCTGGTGGACTACGAGGGGGCGATGCGGGTGATCCGCGACCTCGACCGCATCAGCTTTGCCCAGTGGTTCCTCGGCCACGGCGGCAGCCGCCAGAGCATCGAGCGGATGTGGAATCCGATCGCCTACGCCCTGGGGTTCATCGACTGCGAGGCCATCTCGGCCCGCTGCATGCTCACCATCTTCATGATGTTCGCTGCGAAAACCGAGGCCTCCAAGCTCAACCTGCTCAAGGGCTCGCCCCATCGCTGGCTCACCGGTCCGATCCTTGACTACATCACCGCCCGGGGGGGGCGCCTGCACCTGCGGCACCGCGTCACCCAGGTGCATTACGAGCCCATCCCCGCCGCCGCCGGCGACCAGGGTGCTGCTGCCGATCCCGGCTTCAGGGTGAGCGGCCTCACCCTGGGCACACCGGAAGGGGAGCGGCAGGTGGAAGCCGATGCCTATCTCGCCGCCTGCGATGTGCCCGGCATCCAGCGCATGCTGCCGGAGGCCTGGCGCCGTCTGCCCCTCTTCGACGCCATCTACCGGCTGGAGGCGGTGCCGGTGGCCACCGTGCAGCTCCGCTACGACGGCTGGGTGACCGAACTGGGCGACTCCCCGGCCCACCAGGCCTCCCGCACCGACCTCAGCCGGCCCGCTGGCCTGGACAACCTGCTCTACACCGCTGACGCCGATTTCAGCTGTTTCGCCGACCTGGCCCTGGCCAGCCCCGAGGACTACCGCAAGGAGGGGCTCGGCTCGCTGCTCCAGTGTGTGCTGACCCCCGGTGATCCCTGGATCACCCAGAAGACCGAAGCGATCGTGGCGGCCACCGATGCCCAGGTGCGGCGTCTGTTCCCCTCCGCCGCCAACCTCACGCTGGTGTGGAGCAACGTGGTCAAGCTGGCCCAGTCGCTCTACCGCGAAGCTCCCGGCATGGAGCCCTACAGGCCCACCCAGCGCACGCCGGTGCCCAACTTCTTCCTGGCCGGCAGCTACACCCGGCAGGACTACATCGACTCGATGGAAGGTGCCACCATGAGTGGCCGCATGGCTGCCGCGGCCATCCTCGATCGGCCCGTCCAGCTCGCCAGCAACGCCGCCACCGGCAGCGCCTGA
- a CDS encoding lipid-A-disaccharide synthase-related protein: MAAVLLLSNGHGEDLSGALIGAALIARGVTVEALPLVGHGQAYRQRGIPVLGHTRDCRTGGLGFTSFHGQMSELLDGQVAHVVASLGRLLRHRGRHQLVVAVGDLVAVLGAWLGGRRSAVYLVAYSSHYEGRLRLPWPCGWLLRRRAVRAIWSRDALTAQDLSQQLGRAVAFLGNPFLDAALPPSTPAPSTPAAVGGAGFPQRLALLPGSRLPEAGANLALMLQLLELLPAPLQQPGRLALRAVLVPALDRERIGAMAEPLGWRWAAHDRLRRNALELELAWSGFGATLQAADLVLAMAGTATEQAVGLGKPVVQLVGAGPQFTAGFAEAQRRLLGNGVHCPHWGGDPTAALRRGARLTAALLEELAHPELGSRLRLQLAGNAAERIGPAGGTERLAAAIMELLPPCHG, encoded by the coding sequence GTGGCTGCGGTTCTGCTGCTGAGCAACGGCCACGGGGAGGACCTCAGCGGCGCCCTGATCGGCGCGGCTCTGATCGCCCGTGGGGTGACCGTGGAGGCTCTCCCCCTGGTGGGCCATGGCCAGGCCTACAGGCAACGCGGCATCCCGGTGCTGGGGCACACCCGGGACTGCCGCACGGGCGGGCTGGGGTTCACCAGTTTCCACGGCCAGATGAGCGAACTACTGGATGGCCAGGTGGCCCATGTGGTGGCCAGCCTGGGGCGGCTGCTGCGCCACCGCGGCCGTCACCAGCTCGTGGTGGCGGTAGGCGATCTGGTGGCCGTGCTCGGGGCCTGGCTGGGGGGGAGGCGCTCGGCGGTGTACCTGGTGGCCTACTCCAGTCATTACGAGGGCCGGCTGCGGCTGCCGTGGCCCTGCGGTTGGCTGCTGCGGCGCCGGGCGGTGCGGGCGATCTGGAGCCGCGATGCCCTCACCGCCCAGGACCTCAGCCAGCAGCTGGGGAGAGCGGTGGCCTTCCTGGGCAATCCCTTTCTGGACGCGGCCCTGCCGCCATCCACGCCCGCGCCATCCACGCCCGCGGCAGTCGGCGGCGCCGGGTTCCCGCAGCGGCTCGCCCTCCTGCCCGGCAGCCGCCTGCCGGAGGCGGGCGCCAACCTGGCCCTGATGCTGCAGCTGCTGGAGCTGTTGCCGGCGCCGTTGCAGCAGCCGGGCCGTCTGGCGCTGCGGGCGGTGCTGGTGCCGGCCCTGGACCGTGAGCGAATCGGGGCGATGGCGGAGCCCCTCGGCTGGCGCTGGGCCGCTCACGATCGGCTGCGGCGGAATGCTCTGGAGCTGGAGCTCGCCTGGAGCGGGTTCGGCGCCACGCTGCAAGCCGCGGATCTGGTGCTGGCCATGGCCGGCACGGCCACGGAGCAGGCGGTGGGCCTCGGCAAGCCGGTGGTGCAGCTGGTGGGGGCAGGACCCCAGTTCACCGCGGGGTTCGCGGAAGCCCAGCGGCGCCTGCTCGGCAACGGCGTGCACTGCCCTCACTGGGGTGGCGATCCCACGGCGGCCCTGCGCCGCGGGGCGCGGCTCACCGCCGCCCTGCTGGAGGAACTGGCCCACCCCGAACTGGGGAGCCGCCTGCGGCTGCAACTGGCGGGCAACGCCGCCGAGCGGATCGGGCCGGCCGGGGGCACGGAACGGCTTGCGGCGGCGATCATGGAACTGCTGCCCCCCTGCCATGGCTGA
- a CDS encoding J domain-containing protein, whose amino-acid sequence MPRCRANTSGGDPLSPADPYAVLGVSPQASRAEIKAAYRALVKRHHPDAGGDPTTILALNAAWEVLGDSEKRRRLDHRRAPGPAVRSPGGVPPGAQEVVSRAAERDGAVQAWFQQVYGPIDRLLGQVINPFAAQLRALSADPYDDRLMEAFCRFLELSQTKLARVETLYQSLPCPAALKAFALDLYHCLSLVKDALVDLERYTMGYVDSYLRDGRELLRKARMRRRQLQQDRRQLIA is encoded by the coding sequence TTGCCGAGGTGCCGAGCCAACACATCCGGAGGTGACCCCCTGTCTCCTGCTGATCCCTATGCCGTGCTCGGCGTTTCACCGCAGGCCAGCCGCGCCGAGATCAAGGCGGCCTACAGGGCTCTGGTGAAACGCCATCACCCCGACGCCGGCGGTGACCCCACCACCATCCTGGCGCTCAATGCCGCCTGGGAGGTGCTGGGCGACAGCGAGAAACGGCGGCGTCTCGACCATCGGCGTGCCCCGGGGCCGGCGGTACGTTCTCCGGGCGGCGTTCCCCCGGGGGCGCAGGAGGTGGTGAGCCGGGCCGCCGAAAGGGATGGAGCGGTGCAGGCCTGGTTTCAGCAGGTGTATGGCCCGATCGATCGCCTGCTCGGCCAGGTGATCAATCCCTTCGCGGCCCAGCTGAGAGCCCTGTCCGCCGATCCCTACGACGATCGGCTGATGGAGGCGTTCTGCCGCTTTCTGGAACTCAGCCAGACCAAGCTGGCCCGGGTGGAAACCCTGTATCAGTCGCTGCCCTGCCCGGCGGCCCTCAAGGCTTTCGCTCTCGATCTCTACCACTGCCTGAGCCTGGTGAAGGACGCCCTTGTGGATCTGGAGCGCTACACCATGGGTTATGTGGATTCCTACCTGCGCGATGGGCGCGAGCTGCTGCGCAAGGCCCGGATGCGGCGGCGCCAGTTGCAGCAGGATCGCCGCCAGCTGATCGCCTGA
- a CDS encoding SRPBCC family protein → MGRWLDHSVTTAIAAPVDRVWAVWSDLEAMPRWMRWIESVVTEPDDPDLTDWTLAAQGFRFHWKARITQRVEAQQLHWESVGGLPTKGGVRFYPQPDGSTAVKLSVSYELPGVLAPLMEPSILGGIVTKELQANLDRFRDLVEQRAG, encoded by the coding sequence ATGGGCCGATGGCTCGATCACAGCGTCACCACCGCGATCGCCGCCCCCGTGGACCGGGTGTGGGCGGTGTGGAGCGATCTCGAGGCCATGCCCCGCTGGATGCGTTGGATCGAGTCGGTGGTGACCGAGCCGGATGACCCCGACCTCACCGACTGGACTCTGGCGGCCCAGGGGTTCCGCTTCCACTGGAAGGCCCGCATCACCCAGCGGGTCGAGGCCCAGCAACTGCACTGGGAGTCGGTAGGTGGGCTGCCCACCAAGGGGGGTGTGCGCTTCTATCCCCAGCCCGATGGCAGCACCGCCGTGAAGCTCAGTGTCAGCTACGAATTGCCGGGGGTCTTGGCACCGCTCATGGAACCCAGCATCCTGGGTGGCATCGTGACCAAGGAGCTTCAGGCGAATCTTGACCGCTTCCGAGATCTTGTCGAACAGCGTGCGGGCTGA
- a CDS encoding uroporphyrinogen-III synthase: MPSPPLAGRTVAVTRAETQLGEARRLFEQAGASVLDLPALVVTPPDTWGPLDDALAELEDFHWLVFSSGNGVDAVERRLQLRGSGLARRPRSLRIAAVGRKTAAQLEAIGAPADFIPPRFVADSLLEHFPVSGWGLRLLLPRVQSGGRTLLAEAFAEAGARVVEVAAYETRCPAGLPTAAVAALEGRRLDAITFSSAKTVSHTAQLLEGAFGTPWRELLRDVALVSIGPQTSQRLNTTLGRVDAEADPHDLEGLVQACAQALRARPTRSASPDAGSADRGPH, encoded by the coding sequence ATGCCTTCCCCTCCACTGGCCGGTCGGACCGTGGCCGTGACCCGGGCCGAAACCCAGCTCGGTGAAGCGCGGCGGCTGTTCGAGCAGGCGGGCGCCAGCGTGCTGGACCTGCCCGCCCTGGTGGTCACACCCCCCGACACCTGGGGGCCGCTGGATGACGCCCTGGCCGAACTGGAGGATTTCCACTGGCTGGTGTTCTCCAGTGGCAACGGGGTCGACGCGGTGGAACGGCGTCTGCAGCTGCGGGGCAGCGGCCTGGCGCGGCGGCCACGGTCCCTGCGGATCGCCGCCGTCGGCCGCAAGACCGCCGCCCAGCTGGAGGCGATCGGAGCCCCGGCCGACTTCATCCCGCCCCGCTTCGTGGCCGACAGCCTGCTGGAGCACTTCCCCGTGTCGGGGTGGGGCCTGCGGCTGCTGCTGCCGCGGGTGCAGAGCGGAGGCCGCACGCTGCTGGCCGAGGCCTTCGCCGAGGCCGGTGCCCGGGTGGTGGAGGTGGCGGCCTACGAAACCCGCTGCCCTGCAGGGTTGCCCACCGCGGCGGTGGCGGCGCTTGAGGGCCGCAGGCTGGACGCGATCACCTTCAGCAGCGCCAAGACCGTGTCCCACACGGCCCAGCTGCTGGAAGGAGCCTTCGGCACCCCCTGGCGGGAGCTCCTGAGGGATGTGGCGCTGGTGTCGATCGGGCCCCAGACCAGCCAGCGGCTCAACACCACCCTGGGCCGGGTGGACGCCGAGGCGGACCCCCATGACCTGGAGGGGCTGGTGCAGGCCTGCGCGCAGGCGCTCAGAGCTCGGCCGACACGGTCTGCTTCCCCTGACGCAGGGTCAGCTGACCGCGGTCCACATTGA
- a CDS encoding NAD(P)H-quinone oxidoreductase subunit O — translation MAETSSPAQPALKKGSLVRVNREAYGRSAEAAASDPHPPAYVLEGPGEVLVVKGDYAQLRWRRPVPDVWLPLALLEPFAD, via the coding sequence ATGGCCGAGACGTCCTCCCCTGCCCAGCCTGCGCTCAAGAAAGGCAGCCTGGTGCGGGTCAACCGCGAGGCCTATGGCCGCAGCGCCGAGGCCGCGGCCAGCGATCCCCACCCGCCCGCCTACGTGCTCGAGGGCCCCGGCGAGGTGCTGGTGGTGAAGGGCGACTACGCCCAGTTGCGCTGGCGGCGGCCCGTGCCCGATGTCTGGCTGCCGCTGGCGCTGCTGGAGCCCTTTGCCGACTGA
- a CDS encoding iron-sulfur cluster assembly accessory protein, whose translation MSTETTTAGAPSAAAPSAPATFTARDGKGILITEPAMKQLGALISQQGEGRVLRVGVRSGGCSGMSYTMDFISADAIRADDEQYTYEPDGAPSFRVVCDPKSLLYIYGMQLDFSSALIGGGFNFTNPNASQTCGCGSSFAV comes from the coding sequence ATGAGCACCGAAACCACCACCGCCGGCGCCCCGTCCGCCGCTGCCCCCTCCGCTCCGGCCACCTTCACCGCCCGTGACGGCAAGGGCATCCTGATCACCGAACCCGCCATGAAGCAGCTGGGGGCCCTGATCAGCCAGCAGGGCGAAGGCAGGGTGCTGCGGGTGGGCGTGCGCTCCGGCGGCTGCAGCGGCATGAGCTACACGATGGATTTCATCAGTGCGGACGCGATCCGTGCGGACGACGAGCAGTACACCTACGAACCCGACGGAGCCCCCAGCTTCCGGGTGGTCTGCGATCCCAAGAGCCTGCTGTACATCTACGGCATGCAGCTGGACTTCTCCAGCGCGCTGATCGGCGGCGGCTTCAACTTCACCAACCCCAATGCCAGCCAGACCTGCGGCTGTGGCAGCTCCTTCGCGGTCTGA
- a CDS encoding aspartyl/asparaginyl beta-hydroxylase domain-containing protein, producing MKPATRRESPVGLPANLRRRHWTFPARSRRNKLKRALHDTLERLVGWASLPGDVPVFRADQFPWITDVERQWPAVRRELDAVMEHRRAMPSFQEILPQVGKIQRDDQWKTFFLKGVGMDCRENARRCPHTMQLLATIPGCSTAFFSILSPRKHIPPHRGAWAGVLRLHLGLIVPEPRECCRIRIADEIHTWEEGRCLVFDDTYNHQVWNDTDGYRVVLFVDFARPLRWPVSLFNSWLLNLAALAPFLREANQNQQAAERSFWGRLAQTPADG from the coding sequence TTGAAGCCTGCGACGCGCCGTGAGAGCCCCGTAGGCCTGCCCGCCAACCTGCGGCGGCGCCATTGGACCTTCCCGGCCCGGAGCCGCCGCAACAAGCTGAAGCGGGCCCTGCATGACACCCTCGAGCGGCTTGTGGGCTGGGCTTCGTTGCCCGGTGATGTGCCCGTCTTCCGTGCCGACCAGTTCCCCTGGATCACCGACGTGGAACGGCAGTGGCCGGCCGTGCGCCGGGAGCTCGATGCGGTGATGGAGCACCGCAGGGCGATGCCCAGCTTTCAGGAGATCCTGCCCCAGGTGGGCAAGATCCAGAGGGACGACCAGTGGAAGACGTTCTTTCTCAAGGGCGTGGGCATGGACTGCCGCGAAAACGCGCGCCGCTGCCCCCACACCATGCAGCTGCTCGCCACCATCCCCGGCTGCAGCACCGCCTTCTTCTCGATCCTCTCGCCCCGCAAGCACATCCCCCCCCACCGCGGTGCCTGGGCCGGCGTGCTGCGGCTGCACCTGGGGCTGATCGTGCCCGAGCCGCGCGAGTGCTGCCGGATCCGCATCGCCGATGAGATTCACACCTGGGAGGAGGGCCGCTGTCTGGTGTTCGACGACACCTACAACCACCAGGTGTGGAACGACACCGACGGCTACCGCGTGGTGCTGTTCGTGGACTTCGCCCGGCCGCTGCGCTGGCCGGTTTCGCTGTTCAACAGCTGGCTGCTCAACCTGGCGGCCCTGGCGCCCTTCCTGCGGGAGGCCAACCAGAACCAGCAGGCCGCCGAGCGGAGCTTCTGGGGCCGGCTGGCCCAAACTCCAGCGGACGGCTGA
- a CDS encoding TIGR01777 family oxidoreductase: protein MRVLLLGCSGFVGRELVPFLLELGHELILVSRREQPFPALLSERFSSLQLDPSDPASWQGGQLPDALAMADGVVNLAGEPIAEKRWTPAHRQLLLQSRQRTTELLVGAMAQLPTPPQVLVNGSAVGYYGTSPDARFSEESPAGEDYLAEICQQWEAAASRCPAACRLVILRIGIVLGGDGGALGKMLPVFRMGFGGPIGSGRQWMSWIQRHDLCRLVAAALDDGAYAGVYNAVAPEPVRMAQFASCLGQVLGRPSLLPVPAPILQLLLGDGAQVVLDGQYVEPRRLLQQGFSFQYPGLASALAAATSPAAH, encoded by the coding sequence ATGCGTGTTCTGCTGTTGGGTTGCTCCGGCTTCGTGGGGCGGGAGCTGGTGCCCTTCCTGCTGGAGCTGGGCCACGAGCTGATCCTGGTGAGCCGCCGCGAGCAGCCCTTCCCCGCCCTGCTCAGCGAGCGGTTCAGCAGCCTCCAGCTCGATCCATCCGACCCGGCCTCCTGGCAGGGAGGCCAGCTGCCCGATGCCCTGGCCATGGCCGATGGGGTGGTGAACCTGGCGGGAGAGCCGATCGCCGAGAAGCGCTGGACTCCCGCCCACCGCCAGCTGCTGCTGCAGAGCCGCCAACGCACCACTGAGCTGCTGGTGGGGGCGATGGCGCAGCTGCCCACCCCCCCCCAGGTGCTGGTGAACGGGTCGGCCGTCGGCTACTACGGCACCAGCCCCGATGCCCGCTTCAGCGAGGAGAGCCCGGCGGGGGAGGACTATCTCGCCGAGATCTGCCAGCAGTGGGAAGCGGCCGCCTCCCGCTGCCCCGCGGCCTGCCGGCTGGTGATCCTGCGGATCGGCATCGTGCTCGGGGGCGATGGCGGCGCCCTGGGGAAGATGCTGCCGGTGTTCCGGATGGGCTTCGGCGGCCCGATCGGTTCAGGGCGCCAGTGGATGAGCTGGATCCAACGGCACGACCTGTGCCGGCTCGTGGCCGCCGCGCTCGACGACGGGGCCTATGCGGGGGTGTACAACGCCGTGGCGCCCGAACCGGTGCGGATGGCCCAGTTCGCCTCCTGCCTTGGCCAGGTGCTCGGCCGGCCCAGCCTGCTGCCGGTGCCCGCCCCGATCCTGCAGCTGCTGCTCGGGGATGGTGCCCAGGTGGTGCTGGACGGGCAGTATGTGGAGCCCCGCCGCCTGCTGCAGCAGGGATTCAGCTTCCAGTACCCGGGGCTCGCTTCTGCCCTCGCCGCTGCCACCAGCCCAGCAGCCCACTGA